One part of the Engraulis encrasicolus isolate BLACKSEA-1 chromosome 17, IST_EnEncr_1.0, whole genome shotgun sequence genome encodes these proteins:
- the LOC134467739 gene encoding uncharacterized protein LOC134467739 — protein sequence MDPPKLLVTVFMDEKEISKKVLRLRSLQEVVDACAPTTGTDSPDCYRVMKFDTDFNEFIDTDSTDSVEDKDKLQVFFRSSGTSVLAEQLNTSGAAAENVFAVTQNVAVPSGQQISACELDCEAVKNFLQTKDPRILAFYEEHGTLTEKWRRVLVTTTISYLVEKKGFYPNSADKQLLARAIVTLFPALQIKMEEENEGYEHFYDPVSHSGFLEDKLRNIRRSLRDDQRRYRRRGGSSEVLVRLEEVVESDESVKEWITVIKRMKPTPENRSSIKMGMDKTYTHRRYWISSQSPTLAEIVEHYPRFIDMPYLIDSEFARMFPDKADAFLRKWEPTIVPKLLKLACLEKKEDYTEDESAESSSFRALRMLVQYLPPTASGRSKGWTKCSVKAAMAYMLEIKPMGTSITSLLQTSGTVCDSSNQQTINQPRLVSLGYPNTGAQYVIVASNDAVAIPLQDESLACCLDKLFKLYWICNLAYPIQLASVFGFMEHVYGLQISGGKRAKIVELVAKLQVL from the exons ATGGATCCCCCGAAATTGTTAGTCACCGTCTTCATGGACGAGAAGGAAATAAGCAAAAAAGTTCTTCGGTTGAGATCACTACAAGAGGTTGTCGATGCATGCGCTCCAACCACAGGAACAGACAGCCCAGATTGCTACAGGGTTATGAAGTTCGATACAGACTTCAACGAATTCATAGACACAGACTCTACTGACAGTGTTGAAGACAAGGACAAGCTCCAAGTATTCTTCAGATCGAGTGGAACCTCAGTATTG GCTGAACAGCTGAATACATCTGGGGCTGCAGCAGAAAATGTATTTGCG GTGACGCAGAATGTAGCTGTTCCAAGTGGCCAGCAG ATTTCAGCCTGCGAGCTTGATTGTGAGGCAGTAAAGAATTTTCTTCAAACAAAAGACCCCCGGATATTGGCCTTCTACGAGGAGCACGGGACTTTGACTGAGAAATGGCGACGAGTATTGGTGACAACCACGATCAGCTACCTGGTTGAGAAAAAGGGATT TTACCCCAACAGTGCTGACAAACAATTACTTGCAAGAGCCATCGTTACACTGTTTCCAGCGCTACAAATAAAAATGGAAGAGGAAAACGAAGGATAT GAACATTTCTACGATCCTGTAAGCCACTCTGGCTTTCTGGAAGACAAACTAAGAAATATCCGGCGGAGTCTGAGGGATGACCAGCGGCGTTACCGCAGACGGGGAGGATCATCTGAAGTCTTGGTTAGACTGGAGGAAGTTGTGGAAAGCGATGAGTCTGTGAAAGAATGGATCACTGTAATTAAGAGGATGAAGCCTACTCCCGAAAATCGGTCATCGATAAAGATGGGAATGGACAAAACCTACACACACCGAAGATACTGGATTTCTAGTCAATCACCCACTCTGGCAGAGATTGTGGAACACTACCCACGCTTCATCGACATGCCCTATCTG ATTGACAGCGAGTTCGCGAGGATGTTTCCAGACAAAGCAGATGCCTTCCTCCGCAAATGGGAACCCACCATCGTCCCAAAGCTTCTGAAACTCGCGTGCCTTGAGAAGAAAGAAGACTACACAGAGGATGAGAGTGCTG AATCAAGTAGCTTCAGAGCCCTCAGGATGCTCGTCCAGTATCTCCCCCCTACTGCATCAGGACGGAGTAAAGGGTGGACCAAATGCAGTGTAAAGGCGGCAATGGCCTACATGTTGGAGATAAAGcca ATGGGAACCAGCATCACGTCACTTCTTCAAACCAGTGGCACGGTCTGTGATTCGTCAAATCAACAAACCATCAATCAACCACGCTTGGTGAGCCTGGGATACCCCAACACAGGAGCCCAATATGTCATAGTGGCCTCAAACGATGCTGTGGCAATTCCTCTTCAAGACGAAAGTCTAGCTTGCTGCCTAGATAAACTTTTTAAACTGTATTGGATCTGCAATCTTGCCTATCCAATTCAGCTGGCGTCAGTGTTTGGATTCATGGAGCACGTGTATGGCTTGCAAATATCTGGTGGGAAGAGAGCCAAAATTGTGGAGCTTGTTGCCAAGCTTCAGGTGCTTTAA